Proteins encoded within one genomic window of Sphaerotilus montanus:
- a CDS encoding glutathione S-transferase family protein — translation MTLHGFPLSGHSHRVQLALSLMGLPHQVVQVDLKNGAHKSPEFLQLNPFGQVPVLDDGGTTLFDSNAILVYLATKYDADHRWLPRDPKGQADVQAWLSVAAGQIAFGPAAARLITVFGARINPEDVIGRAHGLLKVMDAQLAARHFLVGNSATLADIAGYSYVSAAPEGNVDLAAYPNVRAWLARVEALPGFVPFQKTPVGLAA, via the coding sequence ATCACCCTCCACGGCTTCCCGCTCTCCGGCCACTCGCACCGCGTTCAACTCGCGCTGTCCCTGATGGGACTGCCGCATCAGGTGGTGCAGGTCGACCTGAAGAACGGCGCGCACAAGTCGCCCGAGTTCCTCCAGCTCAACCCGTTCGGCCAGGTGCCAGTGCTCGACGACGGCGGCACCACGCTGTTCGACTCCAACGCCATCCTGGTCTACCTGGCCACGAAGTACGACGCCGACCACCGCTGGCTGCCGCGCGACCCCAAGGGTCAGGCCGACGTGCAGGCCTGGTTGTCGGTGGCGGCCGGACAGATTGCCTTCGGCCCGGCGGCGGCGCGCCTGATCACGGTGTTCGGCGCCAGGATCAACCCGGAAGACGTGATCGGCCGCGCGCATGGCCTGCTCAAGGTGATGGACGCACAACTGGCCGCGCGCCACTTCCTCGTCGGCAACAGCGCCACGCTGGCCGACATCGCCGGCTACAGCTATGTCTCGGCCGCACCGGAAGGCAACGTGGACCTCGCGGCCTACCCGAACGTGCGCGCCTGGCTGGCCCGCGTGGAAGCGCTGCCCGGCTTCGTGCCGTTCCAGAAGACGCCGGTCGGTCTGGCCGCCTGA
- a CDS encoding anhydro-N-acetylmuramic acid kinase produces MTDVRPDALFIGLMSGTSLDGVDGVLCRIGADGCWHGVLAHAHRPFSEPLRGALMALQSSGPDELHRAALAGNALALAYAEVVQALLDTSQMPATAVRAIGAHGQTVRHQPGLHDGIGYTLQLGNAALLAERTGIDVIADLRSRDVAAGGQGAPLVPVFHQHVFGRPDATRAVVNIGGISNLTILRPGEPARGFDCGPGNALMDHWIHRHHGRAYDDRGTWAASGTASPALLADLLAQPYFAQQPPKSTGRDLFHPAWLQERLDALARTGAPVPSRADVQATLCEFTAAAIADDVRRHAPDAADLLVCGGGAFNDTLITRLKALLPGLAILSTEAEGLPALEVEAAAFAWLAHMHVHRRAANEPAVTGATGLRVLGACYPSGPDCR; encoded by the coding sequence ATGACCGACGTCCGTCCCGACGCGCTCTTCATCGGCCTGATGTCGGGCACGTCGCTGGACGGCGTCGATGGCGTGCTCTGCCGCATCGGCGCCGATGGCTGCTGGCACGGCGTCCTCGCGCATGCCCACCGGCCGTTTTCTGAACCGCTGCGTGGCGCCCTGATGGCGCTGCAATCCAGCGGCCCGGACGAACTGCACCGCGCCGCCCTCGCCGGCAACGCACTGGCCCTGGCCTATGCCGAGGTCGTGCAGGCGCTGCTCGACACCAGCCAGATGCCGGCCACCGCCGTGCGGGCCATCGGCGCCCACGGCCAGACGGTGCGCCACCAGCCCGGCCTGCACGACGGCATCGGCTACACGCTGCAACTCGGCAACGCCGCCCTGCTCGCCGAGCGCACCGGCATCGACGTCATCGCCGACCTGCGCAGCCGCGACGTCGCCGCAGGTGGCCAGGGTGCGCCGCTGGTGCCGGTCTTCCACCAGCACGTCTTCGGCCGACCCGACGCCACGCGCGCCGTCGTCAACATCGGCGGCATCAGCAACCTGACCATCCTGCGGCCCGGAGAGCCGGCCCGCGGCTTCGACTGCGGACCCGGCAATGCGCTGATGGACCACTGGATCCACCGCCACCACGGCCGCGCCTACGACGACCGCGGCACCTGGGCGGCCAGCGGCACGGCCTCGCCCGCCCTGCTGGCCGACCTGCTGGCGCAACCCTATTTCGCCCAGCAGCCGCCCAAGAGCACCGGGCGCGACCTGTTCCATCCCGCATGGCTGCAGGAGCGGCTGGACGCGCTCGCCCGGACCGGCGCACCCGTGCCGTCCCGCGCCGACGTCCAGGCGACGCTGTGCGAGTTCACCGCCGCGGCCATCGCCGACGACGTGCGCCGCCACGCGCCCGATGCAGCCGATCTGCTGGTGTGTGGCGGGGGCGCCTTCAACGACACGCTGATCACGCGCCTGAAGGCCCTTCTGCCCGGTCTGGCGATCCTTTCCACCGAGGCGGAGGGCCTGCCCGCGCTGGAAGTCGAGGCGGCGGCCTTTGCCTGGCTGGCCCACATGCATGTGCATCGGCGCGCTGCGAACGAGCCGGCGGTGACGGGGGCGACGGGGTTGCGGGTGCTGGGGGCGTGTTACCCCAGCGGTCCGGACTGCCGCTGA
- the tyrS gene encoding tyrosine--tRNA ligase: MSHDLSEIEESVQSALDVTLRGCEELLPRAEWVAKLQRSHRTGQPLRIKLGLDPTAPDIHLGHTVVLNKLRQLQDLGHTVIFLIGDFTSMIGDPSGRNTTRPPLTAEQIKANAETYYRQASLVLDPARTEIRYNSEWSDPLGARGLIALASRYTVARMMERDDFTNRFKAGTPISVHEFLYPLMQGYDSVALQSDLELGGTDQKFNLLMGRHLQQEYGQEPQCILTMPLLVGLDGVEKMSKSKGNYIGISEPANAMYAKLLSISDTLMWTYYTLLSFRSEADIAALKAEVEAGRNPKDAKVLLAKEITARFHGAAAADAAEQDFQNRARGGVPDVLPEVSLSGAPLGISALLRQAGLVASGGEGQRLIEQNGVRIDGTTISDKALRVEAGTYVVQVGKRKFARVTLVA, encoded by the coding sequence ATGTCCCATGATTTAAGTGAAATAGAAGAATCCGTGCAATCCGCACTGGATGTCACGTTGCGGGGTTGCGAAGAGCTGCTGCCGCGTGCGGAATGGGTGGCCAAGCTGCAGCGTTCGCACCGCACCGGCCAGCCGCTGCGCATCAAGCTGGGGCTGGATCCGACCGCGCCGGACATCCACCTGGGTCACACGGTGGTCCTCAACAAGCTGCGCCAGCTGCAGGACCTGGGTCACACCGTGATCTTCCTGATCGGCGACTTCACCTCGATGATCGGTGACCCTTCTGGCAGAAACACGACCCGCCCGCCCTTGACGGCCGAGCAGATCAAGGCTAATGCGGAGACCTACTACCGCCAGGCCAGCCTGGTGCTGGATCCGGCGCGTACCGAGATTCGTTACAACTCTGAATGGTCCGATCCGCTGGGTGCGCGGGGCCTGATCGCGTTGGCATCGCGCTACACCGTGGCCCGGATGATGGAACGCGACGATTTCACCAACCGTTTCAAGGCCGGCACGCCGATCTCGGTCCACGAGTTTCTCTACCCCCTCATGCAGGGGTATGACTCGGTGGCGCTGCAGTCGGATCTGGAACTGGGCGGCACGGACCAGAAGTTCAATCTGCTGATGGGACGCCACCTGCAGCAGGAATATGGCCAGGAACCGCAGTGCATCCTGACCATGCCGCTGCTGGTCGGGCTGGATGGCGTCGAGAAGATGTCCAAGTCCAAGGGCAACTACATCGGCATCAGCGAGCCGGCGAACGCGATGTACGCCAAGCTGCTGTCGATCAGCGACACGCTGATGTGGACCTACTACACGCTGCTGAGCTTCCGCAGCGAGGCCGACATCGCGGCGCTGAAGGCCGAGGTCGAGGCGGGGCGCAACCCCAAGGACGCCAAGGTGCTGCTCGCCAAGGAGATCACGGCACGCTTCCACGGTGCCGCGGCGGCCGACGCGGCCGAGCAGGACTTCCAGAACCGCGCCCGCGGCGGCGTGCCGGATGTCCTGCCGGAGGTGTCCCTGTCCGGAGCGCCGCTCGGCATCTCGGCGCTGCTGCGCCAGGCGGGTCTCGTGGCCTCGGGCGGCGAAGGCCAGCGCCTGATCGAGCAGAACGGCGTGCGCATCGACGGCACCACCATCAGCGACAAGGCGCTGCGCGTGGAGGCCGGCACCTACGTCGTGCAGGTCGGCAAGCGCAAGTTCGCCCGCGTCACGCTGGTGGCTTGA
- a CDS encoding M23 family metallopeptidase, which yields MNNLGEKARLHLAHADLTVRRHPKTFSAIVTAVLTLSGVTAFGVAPLSMVDSTPKNIQMVTESVSPEGLAEQAEALADYEMLLHRSDLTRSTDTADTLLRRLGISDPEASAFLRKDPVARTILSGRPGKMLRAVTESTPGGGELQELVARGPASDAARTGTHFTRITVRRAEQGLSAVSEQVPMKIETRSGAATVTSTLFAATDEARMPDNITSQMAEMFDNDVDFRKEIQRGDSFAVVYETMTADGEPVTWAGTAGRVLAGRFIHGSQTYEAVWFQEPGKKGEYYSLKGQGKQKAFMASPLAFSRVTSGFAMRFHPILQTWRAHLGVDMGAPSGTPVRTVGNGVVNFAGVQNGYGNVVVIGHSAGRETVYAHLSRIDVSKGAKVSQGAVIGAVGATGWATGPHLHFEFKVKGAQVNPSQIARASETSELSPAVRVRFDVHAKQMHAQLVESISRPVGKLARVE from the coding sequence GTGAACAATCTGGGCGAAAAAGCGCGCCTGCATCTGGCGCACGCAGACCTCACCGTTCGTCGGCATCCGAAGACGTTCAGTGCCATCGTCACCGCCGTGCTGACCCTCAGCGGTGTCACGGCGTTTGGTGTCGCACCACTGAGCATGGTCGACTCGACGCCGAAGAACATCCAGATGGTCACCGAGTCGGTTTCGCCCGAAGGTCTGGCCGAGCAGGCCGAGGCCCTGGCGGACTACGAGATGCTGCTGCACCGCAGCGACCTGACCCGCTCCACCGACACCGCCGACACCCTGCTGCGCCGCCTGGGTATTTCCGATCCGGAAGCATCCGCATTCTTGCGCAAGGATCCCGTGGCCCGCACCATCCTTTCGGGCAGGCCGGGCAAGATGCTGCGGGCGGTCACCGAGTCGACCCCCGGCGGCGGCGAACTGCAGGAGCTGGTCGCACGCGGCCCCGCCAGCGATGCAGCCCGCACCGGCACCCACTTCACGCGCATCACCGTGCGCCGCGCCGAGCAGGGCCTGAGCGCGGTCAGCGAGCAGGTACCGATGAAGATCGAGACCCGCAGTGGCGCCGCCACCGTCACGTCCACGCTGTTCGCCGCGACCGACGAGGCCCGCATGCCCGACAACATCACGAGCCAGATGGCCGAGATGTTCGACAACGACGTGGACTTCCGCAAGGAAATCCAGCGCGGCGACAGCTTCGCGGTCGTCTACGAGACCATGACCGCCGACGGCGAGCCGGTCACCTGGGCGGGCACCGCAGGGCGCGTGCTGGCGGGCCGGTTCATCCACGGCAGTCAGACCTACGAAGCCGTCTGGTTCCAGGAGCCCGGCAAGAAGGGCGAGTACTACAGCCTCAAGGGCCAGGGCAAGCAGAAGGCCTTCATGGCGTCGCCGCTCGCCTTCTCCCGCGTGACCTCGGGTTTCGCCATGCGCTTCCACCCGATCCTGCAGACATGGCGCGCCCACCTCGGCGTGGACATGGGTGCGCCCAGCGGCACGCCCGTGCGCACGGTCGGCAACGGTGTGGTGAACTTCGCCGGCGTGCAGAACGGCTATGGCAATGTGGTCGTCATCGGACACAGCGCCGGGCGCGAAACCGTCTACGCCCACCTCAGCCGCATCGACGTGAGCAAGGGGGCGAAGGTGTCCCAAGGCGCCGTGATCGGCGCGGTCGGCGCCACCGGCTGGGCCACGGGTCCGCACCTGCACTTTGAATTCAAGGTCAAGGGCGCCCAAGTCAACCCGTCGCAAATTGCCCGCGCGTCCGAAACGTCGGAGCTGTCGCCCGCTGTTCGCGTGCGCTTCGACGTGCATGCCAAGCAGATGCACGCCCAGCTGGTGGAGTCGATCTCCCGCCCGGTCGGAAAGCTGGCCCGCGTGGAATGA